From the genome of Sphingomonas sp. HMP6, one region includes:
- the trbK-alt gene encoding putative entry exclusion protein TrbK-alt, with protein MDGRTLARLGAVIFVSIAVTATAIEMTRTDETPPNPVPAIAAPAAPDPLREGQRRCQRLGEAGARDAECLRVWAESRDRFLGLDRERPSTTPQATSPAPTSDDPVSKQTAPATPLRAEER; from the coding sequence GTGGACGGCAGGACCCTCGCGCGCCTCGGCGCGGTCATCTTCGTTTCGATCGCCGTCACCGCGACGGCGATCGAGATGACCCGCACGGACGAGACGCCGCCAAACCCGGTGCCGGCCATCGCCGCGCCGGCCGCTCCCGATCCGTTGCGCGAGGGTCAGCGCCGGTGCCAGCGGCTCGGCGAGGCCGGTGCGCGTGACGCCGAATGCCTTCGCGTCTGGGCCGAAAGCCGCGACCGTTTCTTGGGCCTCGACCGGGAACGTCCGTCCACGACCCCGCAGGCCACGTCGCCTGCGCCGACTAGCGACGATCCCGTCAGCAAGCAGACTGCGCCAGCCACGCCGCTCCGGGCCGAGGAGCGCTGA
- the trbJ gene encoding P-type conjugative transfer protein TrbJ, whose amino-acid sequence MMLRRSRAAFVAASILSVPLALSPMFTTPAAAQWVVFDPSNYAQNILTAARTLQSVNQQITQLQNEAQMLMNQARNLASLPYSSLQQLQQSVQRTQQLLSQAQGIAFNVQQIDRAFQQQYGNVSMSATDSQLVTDARSRWQNTVGGLQDAMKVQAGVVGNIDTNRAQMSALVGSSQSATGALQATQAGNQLLALQAQQLADLTAVVAANGRAQALTEAERAAAAEQGREQRRRFLTPGTGYQPGNAQMFNNGN is encoded by the coding sequence ATGATGCTTCGTCGTTCACGGGCGGCGTTTGTCGCCGCATCCATTCTGTCCGTTCCGCTCGCGCTGTCGCCGATGTTCACCACGCCCGCTGCGGCGCAGTGGGTGGTGTTCGATCCGTCGAACTATGCCCAGAACATCCTGACGGCGGCGCGCACGCTCCAGTCGGTCAATCAGCAGATCACCCAGCTTCAGAACGAAGCACAGATGCTGATGAACCAGGCGCGCAACCTCGCCAGCCTGCCATATTCGTCGCTGCAACAGCTTCAGCAGAGCGTCCAGCGGACCCAGCAGCTTCTGTCACAGGCGCAGGGCATCGCTTTTAACGTCCAGCAGATCGACCGTGCCTTTCAGCAGCAATACGGCAACGTCTCGATGTCGGCCACCGACAGCCAGCTCGTCACCGACGCCCGGTCACGCTGGCAGAACACCGTCGGCGGCTTGCAGGACGCGATGAAGGTGCAGGCCGGCGTCGTCGGCAACATCGACACCAACCGCGCCCAGATGTCGGCGCTTGTCGGATCGAGCCAGTCCGCGACCGGCGCACTCCAGGCGACACAGGCCGGCAACCAGCTTCTGGCGCTTCAGGCCCAGCAGCTCGCCGATCTCACCGCCGTCGTCGCCGCCAATGGCCGGGCGCAGGCGTTGACCGAGGCCGAGCGGGCGGCCGCCGCCGAACAGGGCCGCGAACAGCGCCGCCGCTTCCTGACGCCGGGCACGGGCTACCAGCCCGGCAACGCGCAGATGTTCAACAACGGCAATTGA